In one Nicotiana sylvestris chromosome 8, ASM39365v2, whole genome shotgun sequence genomic region, the following are encoded:
- the LOC104235145 gene encoding uncharacterized protein isoform X1 — protein sequence MIPQQWAPPCNNQCTHKYAALMQIPWRVFCKKGCDADGESWDECLSECEEICYKNPVLKDQQWSAYIDRSPGAASCSELFERAQRGLWRKMTEFLSKEERNCSIIIGIPFGTEECFHACVAGCGYKFDVPSQKVDQIHPSKPLKPPPKEKPAMPAVKRIPPLESSQLIDDVPGTSA from the exons ATGATTCCGCAGCAATGGGCACCGCCGTGTAACAATCAGTGCACCCATAAATACGCTGCTCTCATGCAAATCCCTT GGAGAGTCTTCTGCAAAAAAGGATGTGATGCTGATGGCGAGTCATGGGATGAAT GTTTGTCAGAATGTGAGGAAATATGCTATAAAAATCCAGTTCTGAAGGATCAACAGTGGAGTGCTTACATTGATCGATCCCCTGGTGCTGCCAGCTGCTCTGAG TTATTCGAACGTGCACAAAGAGGTCTCTGGAGAAAAATGACTGAATTCTTATCCAAAGAGGAAAGGAATTGTTCCATCATTATTGGAATACCGTTTGGGACTGAG GAATGCTTTCATGCTTGTGTAGCTGGCTGCGGATACAAG TTTGATGTTCCTTCCCAAAAAGTCGATCAAATCCATCCGAGCAAGCCTCTCAAGCCTCCTCCCAAAGAGAAGCCGGCCATGCCTGCTGTTAAAAGAATACCACCCCTTGAATCCAGCCAACTCATTGATGATGTACCTGGGACTTCCGCGTAG
- the LOC104235145 gene encoding uncharacterized protein isoform X2, translated as MIPQQWAPPCNNQCTHKYAALMQIPWRVFCKKGCDADGESWDECLSECEEICYKNPVLKDQQWSAYIDRSPGAASCSEECFHACVAGCGYKFDVPSQKVDQIHPSKPLKPPPKEKPAMPAVKRIPPLESSQLIDDVPGTSA; from the exons ATGATTCCGCAGCAATGGGCACCGCCGTGTAACAATCAGTGCACCCATAAATACGCTGCTCTCATGCAAATCCCTT GGAGAGTCTTCTGCAAAAAAGGATGTGATGCTGATGGCGAGTCATGGGATGAAT GTTTGTCAGAATGTGAGGAAATATGCTATAAAAATCCAGTTCTGAAGGATCAACAGTGGAGTGCTTACATTGATCGATCCCCTGGTGCTGCCAGCTGCTCTGAG GAATGCTTTCATGCTTGTGTAGCTGGCTGCGGATACAAG TTTGATGTTCCTTCCCAAAAAGTCGATCAAATCCATCCGAGCAAGCCTCTCAAGCCTCCTCCCAAAGAGAAGCCGGCCATGCCTGCTGTTAAAAGAATACCACCCCTTGAATCCAGCCAACTCATTGATGATGTACCTGGGACTTCCGCGTAG
- the LOC104235145 gene encoding uncharacterized protein isoform X3, with product MIPQQWAPPCNNQCTHKYAALMQIPWRVFCKKGCDADGESWDECLSECEEICYKNPVLKDQQWSAYIDRSPGAASCSELFERAQRGLWRKMTEFLSKEERNCSIIIGIPFGTEECFHACVAGCGYKYACR from the exons ATGATTCCGCAGCAATGGGCACCGCCGTGTAACAATCAGTGCACCCATAAATACGCTGCTCTCATGCAAATCCCTT GGAGAGTCTTCTGCAAAAAAGGATGTGATGCTGATGGCGAGTCATGGGATGAAT GTTTGTCAGAATGTGAGGAAATATGCTATAAAAATCCAGTTCTGAAGGATCAACAGTGGAGTGCTTACATTGATCGATCCCCTGGTGCTGCCAGCTGCTCTGAG TTATTCGAACGTGCACAAAGAGGTCTCTGGAGAAAAATGACTGAATTCTTATCCAAAGAGGAAAGGAATTGTTCCATCATTATTGGAATACCGTTTGGGACTGAG GAATGCTTTCATGCTTGTGTAGCTGGCTGCGGATACAAG TATGCTTGCAGATAA